Proteins from a single region of Stigmatella erecta:
- a CDS encoding glutamate synthase subunit beta, whose product MGKPTGFLEWNRRPAPKREKAERVQDWKEFVLPLAPDEAKRQAGRCMDCGVPFCQQGCPLGNPIPDFNDAVYNGRWKAAYLALSGTNNFPEFTGRLCPAPCEAACVLSINQDAVTIEQMEKEIAERAFAEGWVTPRPPATRTGRRVAVVGSGPAGLAAAAQLNQAGHTVTVYERDDRLGGLMRYGIPDFKMEKSVLDRRIAVMEAEGVQFRTGVDVGKEIGFKALREQHDAVVLAMGARKARELEVPGRELEGVLPAMQFLEHQNRVVSGLATLDPRLSAAGKRVLILGGGDTGSDCLGTSIRQGATSVTQVELMPAPPQVRAADNPWPRWPLVFRTSSSQEEGGVREFGFMTKHLSGQDGRLQALHAVKVEPRREGDGPFRLVEAPGTEVTHEVDLLILAMGFTGPDTAQLSEQLGVKLSPRGTVQIDKGFATSVDGVFCAGDAGRGASLIVWALSEGREAAKAVDTYLSGLPSALPTRGRDAAFG is encoded by the coding sequence ATGGGAAAGCCAACAGGGTTTCTGGAGTGGAACCGCCGTCCGGCCCCCAAGCGCGAGAAGGCCGAGCGCGTGCAGGACTGGAAGGAGTTCGTGCTGCCGCTGGCGCCCGACGAGGCCAAGCGGCAGGCGGGGCGCTGTATGGACTGCGGCGTGCCCTTCTGTCAGCAGGGCTGTCCGCTGGGCAACCCCATCCCGGACTTCAACGACGCGGTCTATAACGGGCGCTGGAAGGCGGCGTACCTGGCGCTGAGCGGCACCAACAACTTCCCGGAGTTCACGGGCAGGCTCTGCCCTGCCCCGTGTGAGGCCGCCTGCGTCCTGTCCATCAACCAGGACGCGGTGACCATCGAGCAGATGGAGAAGGAGATCGCCGAGCGGGCCTTCGCCGAGGGCTGGGTGACGCCGCGTCCGCCGGCCACGCGCACGGGCCGCCGGGTGGCGGTGGTGGGCTCGGGCCCGGCGGGGCTCGCCGCGGCGGCGCAGCTCAACCAGGCCGGCCACACCGTCACCGTGTACGAGCGGGACGACCGGCTCGGCGGGCTGATGCGCTACGGCATCCCGGACTTCAAGATGGAGAAGTCCGTGCTGGACCGGCGCATCGCCGTGATGGAGGCCGAGGGCGTGCAGTTCCGCACCGGCGTGGACGTGGGCAAGGAGATCGGCTTCAAGGCCCTGCGCGAGCAGCATGACGCGGTGGTGCTGGCCATGGGCGCGCGCAAGGCCCGCGAGCTGGAGGTGCCCGGCCGCGAGCTGGAGGGCGTGCTGCCGGCGATGCAGTTCCTGGAGCACCAGAACCGGGTCGTCTCGGGCCTGGCCACGCTGGATCCGCGGCTGAGCGCGGCCGGCAAGCGGGTGCTCATCCTGGGCGGTGGCGACACCGGCTCGGACTGCCTGGGCACGTCCATCCGCCAGGGGGCCACGAGCGTGACGCAGGTGGAGCTGATGCCCGCGCCGCCCCAGGTCCGGGCCGCCGACAACCCGTGGCCGCGCTGGCCGCTGGTGTTCCGCACCTCCTCCAGCCAGGAGGAAGGCGGCGTGCGCGAGTTCGGCTTCATGACCAAGCACCTGTCGGGCCAGGACGGCCGGCTCCAGGCGCTGCACGCGGTGAAGGTGGAGCCCCGGCGCGAGGGGGATGGCCCCTTCCGGCTGGTGGAGGCGCCCGGCACCGAGGTGACGCACGAGGTGGACCTGCTCATCCTCGCCATGGGCTTCACGGGGCCGGACACGGCGCAGCTCAGCGAGCAGCTGGGCGTGAAGCTCTCGCCGCGCGGCACGGTGCAGATCGACAAGGGCTTCGCCACCTCGGTGGACGGCGTGTTCTGCGCGGGAGATGCCGGCCGCGGGGCCAGCCTCATCGTCTGGGCGCTCTCCGAGGGGCGCGAGGCGGCGAAGGCCGTCGACACGTACCTCTCGGGCCTGCCCTCGGCGCTGCCGACGCGCGGCCGGGACGCCGCCTTCGGCTGA
- a CDS encoding CPBP family glutamic-type intramembrane protease, whose translation MWAVRDVSPLAASLCDNAPSRGRALAEAALVLATVFLPANLGALGRAPLIAATGVLALVGFALLRPWVPWRAGQRAQAVLTVLLWPLALGASLGGAWFMEPAAPPPRLGVTHTQPSGAGVELTSVKPGLPADGKLEVGDRILAVNGSPLAESEPELDFQTRVREAGDGQATTIRFSLERAGQAREVEVPVGPSRKARPFQGNAMTWLCIRALGMCLLVALLLWRNGQGPAQVGLVREGLGRELLWGLPVFVGTYAVHIAVSVPVAVLGALLKLSGAEMAARKEVASSLVETGLSVPAFALMMVLVTGFEELTFRGFLVPRLRVVLGGSWYGAVALAAALFGLGHVYEGTLAVFQTAMLGAWFGFVFIQRARLPSVMFAHAAFNTVNFALMMWLQSSGLLEKLSQMAPR comes from the coding sequence ATGTGGGCCGTGCGCGATGTGTCCCCGCTTGCCGCTTCCCTCTGTGACAACGCCCCCTCGCGGGGAAGGGCCCTGGCCGAAGCGGCGCTGGTGCTGGCCACTGTCTTCCTGCCCGCGAACCTCGGCGCCCTCGGCCGCGCGCCGCTGATCGCCGCCACGGGCGTGCTCGCCCTCGTGGGGTTCGCCCTGCTGCGCCCCTGGGTGCCGTGGCGCGCGGGCCAGCGGGCCCAGGCCGTGCTGACCGTGCTCCTGTGGCCCCTGGCGCTCGGGGCCTCGCTGGGAGGCGCCTGGTTCATGGAGCCGGCCGCGCCGCCCCCCCGGCTGGGCGTGACCCATACCCAGCCCTCCGGTGCGGGCGTCGAACTCACCTCGGTCAAGCCGGGACTGCCAGCCGACGGAAAGCTGGAGGTGGGGGACCGCATCCTCGCCGTGAATGGCTCGCCCCTGGCCGAGTCCGAGCCCGAGCTGGACTTCCAGACGCGCGTGCGGGAGGCCGGAGATGGCCAGGCCACCACGATTCGCTTCTCCCTGGAGCGCGCGGGACAGGCGCGCGAGGTGGAGGTGCCCGTGGGCCCCTCGCGCAAGGCCCGGCCCTTCCAGGGCAACGCCATGACGTGGCTGTGCATCCGGGCGCTCGGGATGTGCCTGCTCGTGGCCCTGCTGCTGTGGCGCAATGGCCAGGGGCCTGCCCAGGTGGGGCTCGTGCGCGAGGGGCTCGGCCGCGAGCTGCTCTGGGGGCTGCCCGTGTTCGTCGGCACGTACGCCGTTCACATCGCGGTGTCCGTGCCCGTGGCCGTCCTGGGGGCCCTCCTCAAGCTCTCGGGCGCGGAGATGGCCGCCCGCAAGGAGGTCGCCAGCTCCCTCGTGGAGACCGGACTGAGCGTGCCCGCCTTCGCCCTGATGATGGTGCTCGTCACCGGCTTCGAGGAGCTGACCTTCCGGGGCTTCCTGGTGCCGCGGCTGCGCGTCGTGCTGGGCGGGAGCTGGTACGGGGCGGTCGCGCTGGCCGCCGCCCTCTTCGGGCTGGGACACGTCTACGAGGGCACGCTCGCGGTCTTTCAGACGGCCATGCTGGGCGCCTGGTTCGGCTTTGTCTTCATCCAGCGCGCGCGCCTGCCCTCGGTGATGTTCGCCCACGCGGCCTTCAACACGGTCAACTTCGCCCTCATGATGTGGCTCCAGAGTTCGGGCCTCCTGGAGAAGCTCTCGCAGATGGCGCCCCGGTAG
- a CDS encoding MBL fold metallo-hydrolase — MMTAVRAGPYTVRGISLGGVYTSLQVPELGVVLDAGVPLRSFAGTDRLFLSHGHPDHSSALGSLLGIRGLLGKTAPLQVFLPAEIEAAVQESLAAAGRLHRSATAIQAIPLLPGDERHLTHDLWVRAFRTHHAGPSLGYQFLRRVTKLKPEHQGLPGPEIARLRQQGAGIFEQTERLELAYATDTLSDVLETAPGILQSRVLILESTYVDSRQTVEAVRERLHTHLDEIIARADRFENEALVLMHFSQAYAPEQVHALLRERLPERLRDRVRIFAPESGPWFG, encoded by the coding sequence ATGATGACCGCCGTGCGTGCAGGGCCCTACACCGTCCGTGGCATCTCCCTGGGCGGCGTCTACACCTCGCTGCAAGTCCCCGAGCTGGGGGTGGTGCTCGATGCGGGCGTGCCCCTGCGGAGCTTCGCCGGCACGGACCGGCTCTTCTTGAGCCACGGCCACCCGGACCACTCCAGCGCGCTCGGCTCCCTGCTGGGAATCCGGGGATTGTTGGGCAAGACGGCGCCGCTCCAGGTGTTCCTCCCGGCGGAAATCGAAGCGGCGGTCCAGGAGTCCCTGGCGGCCGCGGGAAGGCTCCACCGCTCGGCCACCGCCATCCAGGCCATTCCCCTGCTGCCGGGGGACGAGCGCCACCTCACGCATGATCTCTGGGTCCGCGCCTTCCGCACGCACCACGCGGGGCCCTCGCTGGGCTATCAGTTCCTGCGGCGCGTCACCAAGCTGAAGCCCGAGCACCAGGGGCTGCCGGGACCGGAGATTGCCCGGCTGCGCCAGCAGGGCGCCGGCATCTTCGAGCAGACGGAGCGGCTGGAGCTGGCCTACGCCACCGACACGCTGTCAGACGTGCTGGAGACCGCGCCGGGCATTCTCCAGAGCCGCGTCCTCATCCTGGAGAGCACGTACGTGGACTCCCGGCAAACGGTGGAGGCGGTGCGCGAGCGGCTGCACACCCACCTGGATGAAATCATCGCCCGCGCGGACCGCTTCGAGAACGAGGCCCTGGTGTTGATGCACTTCAGCCAGGCCTACGCCCCGGAGCAGGTCCACGCCCTCCTCCGCGAGCGGCTCCCGGAGCGCCTCCGGGACCGGGTGCGCATCTTCGCCCCGGAGTCAGGCCCCTGGTTCGGCTGA
- the gltB gene encoding glutamate synthase large subunit codes for MSYIPGRYGLYEPEMEHDACGVGFVVHIKGERSRSIVEEGLELLNRLSHRAAAGRDPETGDGAGILIQMPHRFFEREMPRLGFELPPRRQYAVAQAFLPPEPEARAACEAILEEVVAEEGQRVLGWRDVPVAPEHLGTVAREVAPVIRQLFVARRRVVPSAFERKLYRIRKLASNRVFARGVDPNKRFHVASFSAETIVYKGLLLPRQLPKFYLDLQHPEMVSALALVHSRFSTNTFPTWELAQPFRYIAHNGEINTLRGNRNWMTARRGLLQSARFGGSLEPLFPLIVPGKSDSAQFDNMMELLCLGGRTLPHALMMMIPEAWEGHATMSDERRAFYEYSSALLEPWDGPAAIAFTDGQLIGATLDRNGLRPARYLVTEDDRVILASETGVLDVHPAQVRRKGRLTPGRMLLVDTTEGRILEDEEVKADISGRWPYRRWLQRNVFTFDDLPTRPAPTRLAGEELWRLQRAFGYTDEDTRLLLRPMAETGKEPVGSMGTDTPLAVLSDQAPSLFSYFHQLFAQVTNPPIDPIREALVMTLSTGLGPEGNTLEETPEQCHRMALPGPILTNGQFARLAAVRGEGVFETHILSLLYPVGGDEASLEQAVERLCSRAVEAVDAGASILVLSDRGVDAAHVPIPVLLALSAVHQRLVRDGIRMYTGLVVETAETREVHHFACLFGYGASAVNPYLALDTLRAMAEAGDLQVDHEKAQEQFIHGIEEGLLKVMSKMGISTLQSYRGSQLFEAVGLERHLIERHFTGTPSRIEGVGLPELGREVRERHERGFGPAANLDAAVLPAGGLYQWRRRGETHKWNPATLAKLQTAARTNNPILFAEYSKLANDETQEHCNLRGLLEVIPEGRTPVPLEEVEPANEIVRRFVTGAMSFGSISAEAHETLAVAMNRIGGRSNSGEGGEESHRYQLDENGDSRRSAIKQVASARFGVTTEYLVNAAELQIKMAQGAKPGEGGQLPGHKVDERIARVRWSTPGVTLISPPPHHDIYSIEDLSQLIYDLQSVNPQARVSVKLVSEVGVGTIAAGVSKAGAGCVVIAGYEGGTGASPLSSIKHAGLPWELGLAETQQVLVHNGLRSRIRVQVDGGLRTARDVLMAAMMGAEEFGMATASLIALGCIMLRKCHLNTCSVGIATQDLALRERFHGKPEHVVNFFYMVAEDLRRQMAALGFRKLEEVVGRVDLLRQRPGLAHWKARKVNLSALLEPAKAPASEPRRCDTPHRKDVSDHLDHELLRNAGPALEGSSPTFLTLPVSNIHRAVGAMLSGEIARRHGARGLPDGQLRIRLQGSAGQSFGAFLASGVTLELEGDANDYLGKGLSGGRIIVYPPSGSRFVPEENVLVGNTVLYGATAGEVYLRGLAGERFAVRNSGAQAVVEGVGDHGCEYMTGGVVVVLGPTGRNFAAGMSGGTAYVLDRERTFRKACNLEMVELESLVDESELWLVHGMIERHFHHTNSTLARRVLDNWELMVPQFVKVMPTDYKRVLQARRAARKPPSVMPQRLHAVGNEG; via the coding sequence ATGTCGTACATCCCGGGGCGCTACGGGCTCTATGAACCTGAGATGGAGCATGACGCCTGTGGCGTTGGCTTCGTGGTCCACATCAAGGGTGAGCGGTCACGCAGCATCGTCGAGGAGGGGCTGGAGCTGCTCAACCGGCTCAGCCACCGGGCGGCGGCGGGACGGGACCCGGAGACGGGAGACGGCGCCGGCATCCTCATCCAGATGCCCCATCGGTTCTTCGAGCGGGAAATGCCCCGGCTGGGCTTCGAGCTGCCCCCGCGCCGGCAGTACGCGGTGGCGCAGGCGTTCCTGCCGCCCGAGCCCGAGGCGCGCGCGGCGTGCGAGGCCATCCTGGAGGAAGTCGTGGCCGAGGAAGGCCAGCGCGTGCTGGGCTGGCGCGACGTGCCGGTGGCCCCGGAGCACCTGGGCACCGTGGCGCGCGAGGTGGCCCCGGTCATCCGCCAGCTCTTCGTGGCCCGGCGCCGCGTGGTGCCCAGCGCCTTCGAGCGCAAGCTGTACCGCATCCGCAAGCTGGCCAGCAACCGGGTGTTCGCGCGCGGGGTGGACCCGAACAAGCGCTTCCACGTGGCCAGCTTCTCGGCCGAGACCATCGTCTACAAGGGCCTGCTGCTGCCCCGGCAGCTGCCCAAGTTCTACCTGGACCTGCAGCACCCGGAGATGGTGAGCGCGCTGGCGCTGGTGCACTCGCGCTTCTCCACCAACACCTTCCCCACGTGGGAGCTGGCCCAGCCCTTCCGCTACATCGCCCACAACGGCGAAATCAACACGCTGCGCGGCAACCGCAACTGGATGACCGCCCGCCGGGGCCTGCTTCAATCGGCCCGCTTTGGCGGCAGCCTGGAGCCGCTCTTCCCGCTCATTGTCCCCGGCAAGAGCGACTCGGCCCAGTTCGACAACATGATGGAGCTGCTGTGCCTGGGCGGCCGCACGCTGCCGCACGCGCTCATGATGATGATCCCCGAGGCGTGGGAGGGCCACGCCACCATGAGCGACGAGCGCCGCGCCTTCTACGAGTACTCCTCGGCGCTGCTGGAGCCGTGGGACGGCCCCGCGGCCATCGCCTTCACGGACGGCCAGCTCATCGGCGCCACGCTGGACCGCAACGGCCTGCGCCCCGCGCGCTACCTCGTCACCGAGGATGACCGCGTCATCCTCGCCTCGGAGACGGGCGTGCTGGACGTGCACCCGGCGCAGGTGCGCCGCAAGGGCCGCCTCACCCCGGGCCGCATGCTCCTGGTGGACACCACCGAGGGCCGCATCCTGGAGGACGAGGAGGTCAAGGCGGACATCTCCGGCCGCTGGCCCTACCGCCGGTGGCTGCAGCGCAACGTGTTCACCTTCGATGACCTGCCCACCCGCCCGGCCCCCACGCGGCTCGCGGGCGAGGAGCTGTGGCGTCTGCAGCGGGCCTTCGGCTACACGGACGAGGACACGCGCCTGCTGCTGCGCCCCATGGCGGAGACGGGCAAGGAGCCGGTGGGCTCCATGGGCACGGACACGCCGCTGGCGGTGCTCAGCGACCAGGCCCCGAGCCTCTTCTCCTACTTCCACCAGCTCTTCGCGCAGGTGACCAACCCGCCCATCGATCCCATCCGCGAGGCGCTGGTGATGACGCTGAGCACGGGCCTGGGGCCCGAGGGCAACACGCTGGAGGAGACGCCCGAGCAGTGCCACCGCATGGCGCTGCCCGGCCCCATCCTCACCAACGGCCAGTTCGCCCGGCTCGCGGCGGTGCGCGGCGAGGGCGTCTTCGAGACGCACATCCTGTCGCTGCTCTACCCGGTGGGTGGGGATGAAGCTTCGCTCGAGCAAGCGGTGGAGCGGCTGTGTTCGCGCGCCGTGGAGGCGGTGGACGCAGGCGCCAGCATCCTGGTGCTGAGCGACCGCGGCGTGGACGCGGCGCACGTGCCCATCCCGGTGCTGCTGGCCCTCTCCGCGGTGCACCAGCGCCTGGTGCGCGACGGCATCCGCATGTACACGGGCCTCGTGGTGGAGACGGCCGAGACGCGCGAGGTGCACCACTTCGCCTGCCTGTTTGGCTACGGCGCCTCGGCGGTCAACCCCTACCTGGCCCTGGACACCCTGCGCGCCATGGCCGAGGCGGGCGACCTCCAGGTGGACCACGAGAAGGCCCAGGAGCAGTTCATCCACGGCATTGAAGAGGGCCTGCTCAAGGTGATGTCCAAGATGGGCATCTCCACGCTCCAGTCCTACCGCGGCTCGCAGCTCTTCGAGGCCGTGGGGCTGGAGCGCCACCTCATCGAGCGCCACTTCACGGGCACCCCCTCGCGCATCGAGGGCGTGGGCCTGCCGGAGCTGGGGCGCGAGGTGCGCGAGCGCCACGAGCGCGGCTTCGGGCCGGCGGCCAACCTGGACGCGGCCGTGCTGCCCGCGGGCGGCCTGTACCAGTGGCGCCGCCGCGGCGAGACGCACAAGTGGAACCCGGCCACGCTGGCCAAGCTCCAGACGGCGGCGCGGACCAACAATCCCATCCTCTTCGCCGAGTACTCGAAGCTGGCGAATGACGAGACCCAGGAGCACTGCAACCTGCGCGGGCTCCTGGAGGTCATCCCCGAGGGCCGCACGCCCGTGCCCCTGGAAGAGGTGGAGCCCGCGAACGAGATCGTCCGCCGCTTCGTCACCGGCGCCATGTCCTTCGGCTCCATCAGCGCCGAGGCCCACGAGACGCTGGCCGTGGCGATGAACCGCATCGGCGGGCGCTCCAACAGCGGCGAGGGCGGCGAGGAGTCGCACCGCTACCAGCTGGACGAGAACGGGGACTCGCGGCGCAGCGCCATCAAGCAGGTGGCCAGCGCCCGCTTCGGCGTCACCACCGAGTACCTCGTCAACGCCGCGGAGCTGCAGATCAAGATGGCCCAGGGCGCCAAGCCCGGCGAGGGCGGCCAGCTGCCGGGGCACAAGGTGGACGAGCGCATCGCGCGCGTGCGCTGGTCGACGCCGGGCGTGACGCTCATCTCGCCGCCGCCGCACCACGACATCTACTCCATCGAGGACCTGTCGCAGCTCATCTATGATCTCCAGTCGGTGAACCCGCAGGCGCGGGTGAGCGTGAAGCTGGTGAGCGAGGTGGGCGTGGGCACCATCGCCGCGGGCGTGTCCAAGGCGGGCGCGGGCTGCGTCGTCATCGCCGGCTACGAGGGCGGCACGGGCGCCTCGCCCCTGTCCAGCATCAAGCACGCGGGACTTCCGTGGGAGCTGGGGCTGGCGGAGACGCAACAGGTGCTGGTGCACAACGGCCTGCGCAGCCGCATCCGGGTGCAGGTGGACGGCGGCCTGCGCACCGCGCGGGACGTGCTCATGGCGGCGATGATGGGGGCCGAGGAGTTCGGCATGGCCACCGCGAGCCTGATTGCCCTGGGCTGCATCATGCTGCGCAAGTGCCACCTCAACACCTGCTCGGTGGGCATCGCCACGCAGGATCTGGCGCTGCGCGAGCGCTTCCACGGCAAGCCCGAGCACGTGGTGAACTTCTTCTACATGGTGGCCGAGGACCTGCGCCGGCAGATGGCGGCGCTGGGCTTCCGCAAGCTGGAGGAAGTGGTGGGCCGGGTGGACCTGCTGCGCCAGCGCCCGGGCCTCGCGCACTGGAAGGCGCGCAAGGTGAACCTCTCGGCCCTGCTGGAGCCGGCGAAGGCGCCCGCCAGCGAGCCCCGCCGCTGCGACACGCCGCACCGCAAGGACGTGTCGGACCACCTGGACCACGAGCTGCTGCGCAACGCGGGCCCGGCGCTGGAGGGCAGCTCGCCCACGTTCCTCACCCTTCCGGTGAGCAACATCCACCGCGCCGTGGGCGCCATGCTCTCGGGCGAGATTGCCCGGCGCCATGGGGCCCGGGGGCTGCCGGATGGCCAGCTGCGCATCCGCCTGCAGGGCTCGGCGGGCCAGAGCTTCGGCGCGTTCCTGGCGAGCGGCGTGACGCTGGAGCTAGAGGGTGACGCCAACGACTACCTCGGCAAGGGGCTCTCCGGCGGGCGCATCATCGTCTACCCGCCGTCCGGCAGCCGCTTCGTGCCGGAGGAGAACGTGCTGGTGGGCAACACGGTGCTCTACGGTGCCACCGCGGGCGAGGTGTACCTGCGCGGCCTGGCCGGTGAGCGCTTCGCGGTGCGCAACAGCGGCGCCCAGGCGGTGGTGGAGGGCGTGGGCGACCACGGCTGCGAGTACATGACGGGCGGCGTGGTGGTGGTGCTGGGCCCCACGGGGCGCAACTTCGCCGCGGGCATGAGCGGCGGCACCGCCTACGTGCTGGACCGGGAGCGCACCTTCCGCAAGGCGTGCAACCTGGAGATGGTGGAGCTGGAGTCCCTGGTGGACGAGTCGGAGCTGTGGCTCGTGCACGGGATGATTGAGCGCCACTTCCACCACACGAACAGCACGCTGGCGCGGCGGGTGCTCGACAACTGGGAGCTGATGGTGCCGCAGTTCGTGAAGGTGATGCCCACCGATTACAAGCGGGTGCTCCAGGCGCGGCGCGCGGCGCGCAAGCCCCCTTCCGTCATGCCGCAGCGGCTGCACGCCGTGGGGAACGAGGGCTAG
- a CDS encoding alanyl-tRNA editing protein — MDRTAFYPEAGGQMADRGLLGAVPVRDVQVDDAGLVHHLLELPEGASLPGIGTEVPGEIDRARRRLHMALHTGQHMLSRALVDVANANTVSSRLGETLCTIDVDLDVLDERKVAEAEAFVNAVIDDDVAIRAFFPTPEELAALPLRRAPKVTENIRVVQIEGFDVSPCGGTHCTRSAQVGMIRVLSVERYKGKGRVTFSAGRRARSELWAEAGTLRGLSRAFTCGPGEVPTSIDKLRRELTEAREALGAARAQLAEHTAGELAAALERSPEHRVVAVLEGASPESLRAVAARLTSRPEAAVLLAGRLPEGMPVLIARGAGSSFGCGAFLKRLAEAAGGRGGGRPEHAEGRLPPGTDFPALVASLLG, encoded by the coding sequence TTGGATCGCACCGCGTTCTATCCCGAGGCCGGCGGGCAGATGGCCGACCGGGGCCTGCTGGGCGCTGTCCCCGTGCGCGACGTCCAGGTGGACGACGCGGGGCTCGTTCACCATCTGCTGGAGCTGCCCGAGGGGGCAAGCCTTCCCGGGATTGGGACCGAGGTTCCCGGCGAGATCGACCGGGCGCGCCGCCGCCTCCACATGGCCCTGCACACTGGCCAGCACATGCTCTCGCGGGCCCTGGTGGATGTGGCCAACGCGAACACCGTCTCCTCCCGCCTGGGCGAGACGCTGTGCACCATCGATGTGGACCTGGACGTGCTCGACGAGCGGAAGGTGGCCGAGGCGGAGGCGTTCGTGAACGCCGTCATCGACGACGATGTGGCCATTCGCGCCTTTTTCCCCACCCCCGAGGAGCTGGCTGCGCTGCCGCTGCGCCGGGCGCCCAAGGTGACCGAGAACATCCGGGTGGTGCAGATCGAAGGCTTCGATGTGTCCCCGTGTGGGGGCACGCACTGCACCCGCTCGGCGCAGGTGGGGATGATCCGGGTGCTGAGCGTGGAGCGCTATAAAGGAAAGGGCCGGGTGACGTTCTCGGCGGGGCGCCGGGCCCGGAGCGAGCTGTGGGCGGAGGCGGGCACCCTGCGCGGGCTGAGCCGGGCCTTCACGTGTGGGCCCGGCGAGGTGCCCACCTCCATCGACAAGCTGCGCCGCGAGCTCACCGAGGCCCGCGAGGCGCTGGGCGCGGCCCGGGCCCAGCTGGCCGAGCACACCGCCGGGGAGCTGGCCGCCGCGCTGGAGCGCTCGCCGGAGCACCGGGTGGTGGCGGTGCTGGAGGGCGCCTCGCCGGAGTCGCTGCGGGCCGTCGCGGCGCGGCTCACCTCGCGGCCGGAGGCGGCCGTGCTGCTGGCGGGCCGGCTTCCCGAGGGGATGCCGGTGCTGATTGCCCGGGGGGCGGGCTCCTCCTTCGGGTGCGGGGCCTTCCTCAAGCGGCTGGCGGAGGCGGCGGGCGGGCGGGGCGGGGGCCGTCCCGAGCACGCCGAGGGGCGGCTTCCTCCCGGCACGGATTTCCCGGCCCTGGTGGCCTCGCTGCTCGGTTGA
- a CDS encoding HD domain-containing protein has product MKTKAPPPITHLAGRAALPLLEAYFEFNHLKQLYRQGWLRVGVPPERCESVGEHSLGVALLCLFLAESWFPEADAFKTVRIALLHDLGEARVGDITPHDGVSPAQKHVLERKAVEQILGKLPRGAEYLALWDEYEQGSSFEARLVRQVDRLEMGLQACVYEHQGLGDLSQFFTSAQKVLETPQLQALFAELQALRPAGSAEPGA; this is encoded by the coding sequence ATGAAGACGAAGGCCCCCCCGCCCATCACCCACCTGGCCGGGAGGGCGGCCCTGCCGCTCCTCGAGGCCTACTTCGAGTTCAACCACCTCAAGCAGCTTTACCGCCAGGGCTGGCTGCGCGTGGGCGTGCCCCCGGAGCGCTGCGAGAGCGTGGGGGAGCACTCGCTGGGGGTGGCGCTGCTGTGCCTGTTCCTCGCCGAGAGCTGGTTTCCCGAGGCCGATGCCTTCAAGACCGTGCGCATCGCGCTCCTGCACGATCTCGGGGAGGCCCGGGTGGGGGACATCACCCCCCATGACGGCGTGAGCCCCGCGCAGAAGCACGTCCTGGAGCGCAAAGCCGTGGAGCAGATCCTCGGCAAGCTGCCCCGGGGCGCGGAGTACCTGGCGCTCTGGGACGAGTACGAGCAGGGCAGCTCCTTCGAGGCCCGGCTCGTGCGCCAGGTGGACCGGCTGGAGATGGGGCTCCAGGCGTGTGTCTACGAGCACCAGGGCCTGGGGGACCTCTCGCAGTTCTTCACCTCCGCCCAGAAGGTGCTGGAGACGCCCCAGTTGCAGGCCCTGTTCGCGGAGCTCCAGGCGCTGCGGCCCGCGGGCTCAGCCGAACCAGGGGCCTGA
- a CDS encoding tetratricopeptide repeat protein, whose product MSEQVAKGLVDKGVGLFDSNQIQEALPLYDEVIQKFGTSSEASLRVQVARAFINKGIALHRQQKPLEALPLFDEALKRSEGNEPALRETSAKALLQKANVLRDLNQSDQAMALCSELIKSVAASAMPLPVAGALFTLADTLATLGRQDEALSLYDEVVQRFGAAADPALKPLVAGALFSKSMVLRFKNRHPEAIAAYDDIIQRFSNATEPHLRNMAAMAQQSKSELQPK is encoded by the coding sequence ATGTCCGAGCAAGTCGCGAAGGGACTCGTCGATAAGGGAGTTGGGCTGTTCGACTCGAACCAGATCCAGGAGGCCCTGCCGCTCTATGACGAGGTGATCCAGAAGTTTGGGACCTCCTCCGAGGCCAGCCTCCGCGTGCAAGTGGCGCGCGCGTTCATCAACAAGGGCATCGCCCTGCACCGGCAGCAGAAGCCCCTGGAGGCCCTGCCGCTCTTCGACGAGGCCCTCAAGCGGTCCGAAGGCAACGAGCCCGCGCTGCGCGAGACGTCGGCGAAGGCACTTCTGCAGAAGGCCAACGTCCTCCGGGATCTCAACCAGAGCGATCAGGCCATGGCGCTGTGTTCCGAGCTGATCAAGAGTGTTGCCGCCTCGGCGATGCCCCTGCCGGTGGCCGGGGCGCTCTTCACCCTGGCCGACACCCTGGCGACCCTGGGCCGTCAGGACGAGGCGCTGTCGCTCTACGACGAGGTGGTGCAGCGGTTCGGCGCCGCCGCCGATCCCGCGCTGAAGCCGCTGGTGGCCGGAGCGCTCTTCAGCAAGTCCATGGTCCTGCGCTTCAAGAACCGCCACCCGGAGGCGATCGCCGCCTACGACGACATCATCCAGCGGTTCAGCAACGCCACCGAGCCGCACCTGCGCAACATGGCGGCCATGGCGCAGCAGAGCAAGAGCGAGCTCCAGCCCAAGTAG
- a CDS encoding iron chaperone: protein MASKFSTVDEYIASFPEDVQTILRQVRQAIRKVLPSAEEKIKYGMPAVMLNGRHAVYFAAWKRHIGLYPIYRSKEPIEEELAPYRDAKDTLQFPLNQPIPYGLIERVVVHLLKMA, encoded by the coding sequence ATGGCCAGCAAGTTCTCGACCGTCGATGAGTACATCGCCTCGTTTCCGGAGGACGTCCAGACCATCCTCCGCCAGGTCCGGCAGGCGATCCGGAAGGTGCTGCCCTCGGCGGAGGAGAAGATCAAATACGGGATGCCCGCCGTCATGCTGAACGGCCGGCACGCGGTGTACTTCGCGGCGTGGAAGCGCCATATCGGGCTCTACCCCATCTACCGTTCCAAGGAGCCCATCGAGGAGGAGCTCGCGCCCTACCGCGATGCGAAGGACACCCTCCAGTTTCCGCTGAACCAGCCCATTCCCTACGGCCTCATCGAGCGGGTGGTCGTCCACCTCTTGAAGATGGCCTAG